From Monomorium pharaonis isolate MP-MQ-018 chromosome 9, ASM1337386v2, whole genome shotgun sequence, the proteins below share one genomic window:
- the LOC118647248 gene encoding uncharacterized protein LOC118647248 — MGKMMERLINERLTWWVEKERKLHETQNGLRRDSKSALQAMKNNKMNMYQNKYLLEWRENHWKTTRHFKKRIIYIWIPGHRGITGNRLADRLAKEATRYDYEETIQIPIGDLRNIHKEEFWIEEIKRKETNDRIKDESNFKGKHYFENFYNKKKKKPWFQELNESRYFITFINRIRANHYNVGESLARKDSIHRQRKMYMRNRGGKY, encoded by the exons ATGGGAAAAATGATGGAAAGATTGATAAATGAAAGATTGACGTGGTGGGtggaaaaagaaaggaagTTACATGAAACTCAAAACGGACTTAGAAGAG ACAGCAAATCGGCATTACAAGCGATGAAAAACAATAAGATGAACatgtatcaaaataaatatttattagagtgGAGGGAAAATCATTGGAAGACAACcagacattttaaaaaaagaatcatatatatttggaTCCCTGGGCATAGAGGAATAACAGGAAATAGACTGGCTGATCGATTAGCAAAGGAGGCTACAAGATACGACTACGAAGAAACAATTCAAATACCAATCGGGGATTTGAGAAACATACATAAAGAGGAATTTTGGATAGAGGAAATAAAGAGGAAAGAAACTAATGATAGAATTAAAGATGAATCGAACTTCAAAGGAAAACATTATTTCGAAAACTTctacaacaaaaaaaagaaaaaaccgTGGTTTCAGGAACTCAACGAATCAAGATATTTTATCACATTCATAAACAGGATAAGAGCAAATCACTATAACGTGGGAGAATCATTGGCGAGAAAAGATAGCATACATAGACAGCGAAAGATGTATATGCGGAATAGAGGTGGAAAGTATTGA
- the LOC118647246 gene encoding uncharacterized protein LOC118647246, whose protein sequence is MERKRYKLWLQRNFNKDMVSKATYKKWKQKYDAMLRRVDERTGITDCEPSCSNQLCNAGIFEQEVIGSAGVSHENTIPQSAQCVQENISFEDQKWVHASYEEMAFDENTSDAGSVTGSVDDIEEENEDDLDVRNEEFHTRTGSAIMFPAAGLSVDDVVSMVAGHCLRYRASNEARKSIMELLHICAGPAFRNINISNHRFAKQIDPPDNIITYHYYCTNCYSKLYSTTKKHFEANQILCEFCNHKHNISLSSTNMFLSIDLRYQLDLLMQDKNVRNALIEKINARRVTQESRDISDISDGELYRKMIMDYPTSLTCNINTDGAPLFHKSKRSFWPLQLIFNDLPPTMRFKYVLMVGIMIVEHEPTPRLMNTYITEFIKQINRLRKDGVDLGITVDNVCISYAPTVLCCSMDSVARPVVQNRIQYNGYFGCSYCYHPGLYISAMRYPFKYQESELRTHKTHLYDVQVSAKTGLQSRGVKGASVLASLSNFDMVWGFPLDCMHTVILGVTKHIWDLFTKILSRDARKIINERLCRIQPPRDLRKLPQSMTNYSNFKAKDWKSWLLYYSIPVCMDLVPKKNLEHYVLFVKSVYILQKTSISHSELDQCEVDLLKFVADFENLYGTIAMRYNVHSILHCVQSVRKSGPLWATSVFPYESNIFVLKQLVNGPKGVEQQMAKKSLQVMSYRVGVATNSLPNNVKIYCDKLFCGNRSTVNVEVTEGVTFFGSGKYFADVYTAGGVKYEKCVYNNQLYQTKNYTRSKRWNNSIIQLKSKKIAQILEIISFPDTGCYFNVSELLLEKVILGEIEIPHMWKIRSLTSNQFLVSIVEVASKMVLVDIGEQMYVCSMPNVFEAD, encoded by the coding sequence GGATTACTGATTGTGAACCATCGTGTTCGAATCAGCTTTGTAACGCTGGAATATTTGAACAAGAAGTCATTGGCAGTGCTGGTGTTAGTCACGAAAATACAATACCACAATCTGCACAATGTGTGCAAGAGAATATCTCATTTGAAGATCAAAAATGGGTACATGCATCTTACGAAGAAATGGCATTTGATGAAAATACGTCGGATGCAGGAAGTGTCACTGGGAGTGTTGATGACATTGAAGAAGAAAATGAAGATGATTTAGACGTGCGAAATGAAGAATTTCATACACGCACAGGTAGTGCAATAATGTTTCCGGCGGCGGGTTTAAGTGTAGATGATGTTGTCTCGATGGTAGCTGGGCACTGTTTGCGATATCGTGCGTCAAATGAAGCGCGCAAATCTATAATGGAACTTCTTCATATATGTGCTGGACCAGCTTttcgtaatattaatatatcaaatcaTAGATTCGCGAAGCAAATCGACCCAccggataatataataacttatcattattattgcacTAATTGTTACAGCAAATTATATTCTACAACAAAGAAACATTTTGAGGCGAATCAAATATTGTGCGAGTTTTGCAATCATAAACACAATATAAGTTTGTCAAGcacaaatatgtttttatctaTAGATTTACGGTACCAATTAGATTTACTTATGCAGGATAAAAATGTTCGGAATGctttgattgaaaaaattaatgctcgGCGCGTTACACAAGAAAGTAGAGATATTAGTGATATAAGCGACGGGGAATTATATCGTAAAATGATTATGGACTATCCCACTTCTTtaacatgtaatattaatactgatGGAGCGCCATTATTTCATAAGTCAAAACGAAGTTTTTGGCCTCTTCAACTCATTTTCAATGATTTACCACCAACAATGCgctttaaatatgtattgatGGTAGGTATCATGATTGTTGAACATGAGCCGACTCCTCGACTTATGAATACATACATTACGGAGttcattaaacaaattaatcgtTTACGTAAAGACGGTGTCGATCTTGGCATAACGGTTGATAATGTTTGTATCTCATATGCGCCGACTGTTTTATGTTGTTCAATGGATTCTGTAGCTCGACCAGTAGTCCAAAatagaatacaatataatggATATTTTGGGTGTAGCTACTGTTATCATCCTGGGCTATATATTTCTGCTATGCGTTATCCTTTCAAGTACCAAGAATCCGAGTTAAGAACTCATAAAACTCATTTATATGATGTGCAAGTATCGGCTAAAACTGGATTACAAAGTCGAGGAGTGAAGGGAGCTTCGGTACTTGCATcattatcaaattttgataTGGTGTGGGGTTTTCCGCTTGATTGCATGCATACAGTCATTTTAGGCGTAACAAAACACATATGGgacttatttacaaaaattctaaGTCGCGATGCAAGGAAAATCATTAACGAAAGATTATGTAGAATTCAACCTCCTCGCGATTTGCGGAAGTTGCCGCAATCAATGActaattatagtaattttaaagcaaaagatTGGAAGTCATGGTTGTTATATTACTCTATACCTGTTTGTATGGATTTAGTGCCAAAGAAAAATCTCGAACATTACGTACTATTTGTCAAAAGcgtgtatattttacaaaagaccTCAATCTCGCATTCTGAACTGGATCAGTGCGAAGTAGATCTCTTGAAGTTTGTAGcagattttgaaaatttgtatGGAACGATTGCAATGCGATATAATGTTCATTCTATTCTTCATTGCGTTCAATCTGTTAGAAAATCAGGACCTCTTTGGGCGACATCGGTTTTCCCGTATGaaagtaacatttttgttttgaagCAACTAGTCAACGGGCCAAAGGGAGTAGAGCAACAAATGGCCAAAAAATCATTGCAAGTTATGTCATATCGAGTAGGCGTAGCTACTAATTCTTTAccgaataatgtaaaaatttattgtgatAAACTATTTTGTGGCAATCGGTCAACTGTAAACGTAGAAGTTACAGAGGGTGTAACTTTTTTTGGATCGGgcaaatattttgcagatGTATACACAGCTGGAGGCGTAAAATATGAGAAATGTGTGTATAATAACCAATTATACCAAACTAAAAATTACACGCGGTCCAAAAGATGGAATAATAGTATTATTCAGctaaaatcaaagaaaattgcacaaattttagaaataatcaGTTTTCCCGATACTGGATGTTATTTCAATGTCAGTGAATTGCTTTTAGAGAAGGTAATTCTTGGAGAAATTGAAATACCACATATGTGGAAGATAAGATCGCTAACaagtaatcaatttttagtGTCAATAGTCGAGGTTGCTTCAAAGATGGTTCTAGTAGACATTGGAGAACAAATGTATGTTTGTTCAATGCCTAATGTATTCGAGgctgattaa